The window TCCAGGTGGTTCTCTGCGGGGGTTTAACACTGTGTTCCAGATGGTTCTCTGCGGGGGGTTTAACACTGTGTTCCAGGTGGTTCTCTGCGGGGGGTTTAacactgtgtgttccaggtggtTCTCTGCGGGGGCTCTGCGAGGATTCCTCGGCTGCAGCAGATGATCAAAGATCTGTTCGCTGACGTGGAGCTGCTCAGCTCCGCCCCTCCTGATGAGGTCATAGCAGTCGGCGCAGCGATGGAAGCGGGCCTTCTAGTCGGGCGGGAGATTGGCTCCTCCCCAGAGTCTGTTACCGTGGAAGCCTGTGTCTCAGACATTCTGCTCaaggtacacagacacacacacacagatcagtgaCTAATAGAgtagcttctgattggctaatctGTGTGATTGACAGGAGGTGGATGAAACAGGGGCTGAGGTGTTCTCTGTGCTCCTCCCCTCGGGCACGCCCCTTCCTGCTCGGCGACATCACATCCTGTCTGGTCCTGGCCGCCTGGCATCCCTCTGTCTGGAGCTTTACCAGAAAACCACAGAGCAGCCAGAGAGACTGGCCAAGgtacgtaaacacacacacacaaccccttcACCAGAGAACCAGAGACTggccaaggtacacacacacacacacaacccctccaCCAGAGAACCAACAGCTCTCTCTTATCTGCAGATTGTTCTGAGAGACCTGGAGACCAAAGAGGACAACCATGACATTGATGCCGTGGTGACCATGAAGAGGTAACACCCTGTGGACTGGACCTTGTAtttggacctgtgtgtgtgtttcagctgtggactggaccttgtatttggacctgtgtgtgtgtttcagctgtgGACTGGACCTGGTATTTGGACCTGTGTGTTTTCAGCTGTGGACTGGACCTTGTATTTGGAcctgtgtgtttcagctgtgGACTGGACCTGGTATTTGGACCTGTCTGTTTTCAGCTGTGGACTGGACCTTGTATTTGgacctgtgtgtgtttcagctgtgGACTGGACCTGGTATTTGACCTGTGTGTTTTCAGCTGTGGACTGGACCTTGTATTTGGACCTGTGGTTAAATGTGATTCAATTTTGTAtttggacctgtgtgtgtgtgtgtgtttctagctGTGGACTGGACCTTGTATTTGGACCTGTGTGTTTTCAGCTGTGGACTGGACCTGTGTGTTTTCAGCTGTGGACTGACCTTGTATTTTTGGTGTGTGTTTTCAGCTGTGGACTGACCCTTgtattttgacctgtgtgtgtgttttcagctgtGACCTGGACCTTgtatttgggtgtgtgtgtgttttcagctgtGGACTAGACCTTGtatttgacctgtgtgtgtgtgtgtgtgtgttttcagctgtGGACTGGACCTTGTATTTGGACCTGTGTGCTTTCAGCTGTGGACTGGACCTGTGTTTTCAGCTGTGGACTGGACCTTGTATTTGGACCTGTGTGTTTTCAGCTGTGGACTGGACCTTgtattttgacctgtgtgtgtgtgtgttttcagctgtGGACTAGACCTTGTATTTGgacctgtgtgtgttttcagctgtggactggacctgtgtgttttcagctgtggactggaccttgtattttgggtgtgtgtgtgtgttttcagctgtGGACTGGACCTTGTATtcttgacctgtgtgtgtgttttcagctgCACTGGACCCTGTATTCAAGCCAGCCGTGACCAGACTCTGTAtttggacctgtgtgtgtgtaagtcagCTGTggactgacctgtgtgtgtgttttcagcagCCTGGACCTTGATTTCACTACCAGACTCCTGTGTTTAATGTCACCTTGTATTTGACCTGTGTGTGAAGTTGTTTTAAAGTTTAGACCTTGTAAAGACattttggtttgtgtgtgtgttttcctgtggACTGGACCTTGTATTTGGACCAGTTCAGAACAGCTACAAATAAGACTGTGTTCTGTAACCTGTGTTCAGAACAGTGTACAGCAGACTTTATCCATGTGAGCTGTGTGGAGCAGAACAGCTACAGCAGACTTTTTCTTTCAGAACAGCCAGCAGACTTTATTCTCTTGATTCAGAACAGCTCAGTTAAGTCCCTATACTTTGGAATTCTCTAAAGTTTAAAACAGCTATTAACAGACTTTATTCTACAGTTCAGAACAGCTACAGCAGACTTTATTCTCTACAGTTCAGAACAGCTAGCAGCAGACCTGACAGTTCAGAACAGCTACAACAGACTTTATTCTCAGTGTGAGACAGCAGACAAGACTGTGACTTTATTCCCTACTGAACACTTTATTCCCAGGAACAGTGGTCGAGAACAGCTACAGCAGTTATTCTCTCAGTTCAGCGTTAGCCTGACCAGATCCAGTTGAGACCACAGAAAGTGTGCATATTTAGGGTGGCATGACTATGGTCTCTTGGCCCTATAACAAAGTAGGGCATGACTATGGTGTCTCTATAACAAAGTAGGGGGGTATGGTCTGTGTAGATAATGCTATGGCCCCACACATTAAATCATATATATGCATTAATCAATTGTCTGTTTTTGTCCAACTTCAAGTCAATTATTTTCGGGTGAGGAAGACATTGTCAAGAACCCACAGTCATCCATTGAAAACCATCATCTCTATAACAGAGATGGACTTTATATATAACCTAAACATTGAggacttccaccattttaaagtggTCACCTGGATGGAATGATCAGAGTTAAGGTTGTGACATTACTAAGCTACTGTATATCATGGCCAGTTCCGGTCTGCTTAAGGTGATTGCTCTCCATAGGCACCAATGCATTAGCAGCTGGGTTTGGTCTGTTCAGCTCATTGACTGTATATGAATCAGAAGAAACTAGTGGGTGGAATGTGTCGctttctctttcctctgtctataTACAAAGAGGTAGACGGGTCAGAGGGACTGACTTCCTGGTGACCACTTCCTCTCCAGCGGCCACTCCTGTCCAGCGCTGAGTCGCctggtccaggtgtgtgtgaatcTGGTGACAGGGTCAGAGGGACTGACTTCCTGTCCTGGTGACCACTTCCTCTCCAGCGGCCAGTCTCCTGTACAGATCGCTGGAGGTCGTCTGGTCCAGGGTGTGTGAATCTGGCGAGACAGGGCCAGAGGGACTGACTTCCTGTCCTGGTGACCACTTCCTCTCCAGCGGCCAGTCTCCTGTACAGATCGCTGAGGTCGTctggtccaggtgtgtgtgtggcgcaGACAGGGTCAGAGGGACTGACTTCCTGTCCTGGTGACCACTTCTCTCCAGCGGCCAGTCTCCTGTACAGATCGCTGAGGTCGTCTGGTCCAGGGTGTGTGAATCTGGTAGACAGGGTCAGAGGGACTGACTTCCTGTCCTGGTGACCACTTCCTCTCCAGCGGCCAGTCTCCTGTACAGATCGCTGAGGTCGTctggtccaggtgtgtgtgaatcTGGCGTAGACAGGGGTCAGAGGACTGACTTCCTGTCCTGGTGACCACTTCCTCTCCAGCGGCCAGTCTCCTGTACAGATCGCTGAGGTCGTctggtccaggtgtgtgtgaatcTGGCGTAGACAGGGTCAGAGGGACTGACTTCCTGTCCTGGTGACCACTTCCTCTCCAGCGGCCAGTCTCCTGTACAGATCGCTGAGGTCGTCTGGTCCAGGTGTGAATCTGGCGTAGACGGGATGTCAAGTCCCGATGACACCTGAGACTCCGTTGGCTCTGATTGGTGAGTGTGGCTgccactctcctccccctcagcATCCAGATTGGTCAATGCATCTCCTGACACCGGTCTTCTGATTGGACAGCAGGCTTTCCAGCCTGACTCAGGCCCTCGCCCAGCCGAGAGAGGACTTGGCGAGGGGAGTTTGGCGTAGTCATCAACAAACAGCTCTGGGTCTGGGAGCCTGTGATTGGCTGGTTTGGTGTGGAGTGAGAGGGGCTTGTGTTCGAGCAGGAGTGTGATTGGCTGGTTTGGCTGTCCGTCAGTATCTCTGTGGTGAAAAACTCCTCCCAGCGAGGAGGTGCCAGAATTAGACACAgacccctcgtctctctccccacctctctcttcttcctccaggatctctctctctctcatcatcattaGATTCGGTACAGTCCATGTAGTCTCCTGTGATGAGAGGCATGTGTGTTAGGGGCAGAGGTTCGTCGGGGGGTTAGGGGAGCGTTGTGGGTGCGGCCTCCTGCATCATCACCCTCTTCCTGACAGGGGCCAGGTCCGCCCCCTCAAACAGCCAATCGGCACAGTCCACATCTGGTATAAACAACAGAGCCAATCACAAAGCAGTGAAATAATGTAGAAAGGATGGTTGGAAGGGATAGCTGGCTGTGGTCAGGAGAGAAGTCTCACCGTGGGTGTGCTGCTCTGGTCTGGGTGCGTTTCAGTGTTCCCAGAGGTCTGTAGATCACAGCGGAAGAGGACACGTCCCTACACATAGACTTCAACCTGGAGACATACGgttacacattcacacacatacgGTAACCaatgcagtgcatttggaaagtattcagaccccttccttgTTCCACATATTGttaggttacagtcttattctacaatggaggAAAACAATTATTCAATCCATCTACACAGAAAGCTGATTCACATCAGGGTCAGACCtgattagtattcagaccctttgctctgagactcaattgagctcaggtgcatccttgtttccattcatcatcaatgtttctacaacttgggagtccacctgtaaatgatttggaaaggctcttGACCGggagagcaaaacccaagccacgaggttgaaggaatcctccgtagagctccgagacaggattgtgtcgaggcacagatctggggaaaggtaccaaaagatatctgcagtattgaaggtccccaagaacacagtggcctccatcattcttaaatggaagaagtttggaaccaccaagacacttcctagagctggccaagaacctgatggttacTCTGGCagacctccagagttcctctgtggagatgggttaaccttccagaaggacaacaatctctgcagcactccaccaatcaggcctttatggtagagtggccagacggaagccactcctctgttaAAGGCACGACAGCACGCTTGAAGTTAGCCAAAAGGCAgctaaaggattctcagaccatgagaaacaagattgaactctttggcctgaatgccaagtgtcacgtctggagaaa of the Oncorhynchus keta strain PuntledgeMale-10-30-2019 unplaced genomic scaffold, Oket_V2 Un_contig_2743_pilon_pilon, whole genome shotgun sequence genome contains:
- the LOC127922874 gene encoding heat shock 70 kDa protein 14-like, translated to MIKDLFADVELLSSAPPDEVIAVGAAMEAGLLVGREIGSSPESVTVEACVSDILLKEVDETGAEVFSVLLPSGTPLPARRHHILSGPGRLASLCLELYQKTTEQPERLAKIVLRDLETKEDNHDIDAVVTMKR